One window of the Amycolatopsis mediterranei genome contains the following:
- a CDS encoding exodeoxyribonuclease VII small subunit, whose amino-acid sequence MSEAASEELGYEQARDRLVEVVRELEAGGLSLEQSLALWEKGEKLAKVCERHLEGARERIEAALASVEDDSEQ is encoded by the coding sequence GTGAGTGAAGCAGCCAGCGAGGAACTCGGGTACGAGCAGGCGCGCGACCGCCTCGTCGAGGTCGTCCGCGAGCTCGAGGCCGGCGGCCTGTCCCTCGAGCAGTCGCTCGCGTTGTGGGAGAAGGGCGAGAAGCTCGCGAAGGTTTGTGAGCGTCACCTCGAAGGCGCCCGCGAGCGGATCGAAGCCGCCCTCGCGTCCGTGGAGGACGACTCCGAACAGTGA
- the glpX gene encoding class II fructose-bisphosphatase — translation MPAADSRREAPDRNLAMELVRVTEAAAMAAGRWVGRGDKIGGDGAAVDAMRQLVSTVSMRGVVVIGEGEKDEAPMLFNGEEVGNGDGPDCDVAVDPVDGTTLMAKGMPNALAVLAVAERGAMFDPSAVFYMEKLAVGPDAAGKVELGAPIAENIRRVAKAKNSSIGDVTVCVLDRPRHEQIIKEIRDAGARIRFISDGDVAGAIAAARPTTGVDMLIGIGGTPEGIIAACAMKCLGGELQGRLWPKDDAEREKALAAGHDLDRVLLNDDLVRGDNVFFCATGVTDGDLLRGVHYREGGATTQSIVMRSKSGTVRMIDGYHRLNKLRAYSSVNFDGHLDAPDDDVVPPLP, via the coding sequence ATGCCCGCCGCAGACAGTCGTCGTGAAGCGCCCGACCGCAACCTCGCGATGGAGCTGGTCCGGGTCACCGAAGCCGCCGCGATGGCCGCCGGCCGCTGGGTCGGCCGCGGCGACAAGATCGGCGGCGACGGCGCGGCCGTCGACGCGATGCGCCAGCTCGTCTCGACCGTGTCGATGCGCGGGGTCGTGGTGATCGGCGAGGGCGAGAAGGACGAAGCGCCCATGCTGTTCAACGGCGAAGAGGTCGGCAACGGCGACGGCCCGGACTGCGACGTCGCGGTCGACCCGGTCGACGGCACCACGCTGATGGCCAAGGGCATGCCGAACGCCCTCGCCGTGCTGGCGGTCGCCGAGCGCGGCGCGATGTTCGACCCGTCCGCGGTGTTCTACATGGAAAAGCTGGCCGTCGGGCCGGACGCGGCGGGCAAGGTCGAGCTCGGCGCCCCGATCGCGGAGAACATCCGCCGCGTCGCCAAGGCGAAGAACAGCAGCATCGGCGACGTCACCGTGTGCGTCCTGGACCGCCCCCGGCACGAACAGATCATCAAGGAGATCCGCGACGCCGGCGCGCGGATCCGGTTCATCTCCGACGGCGACGTCGCGGGCGCGATCGCCGCGGCCCGCCCGACCACCGGCGTCGACATGCTGATCGGCATCGGCGGCACCCCCGAGGGCATCATCGCGGCCTGCGCGATGAAGTGCCTCGGCGGCGAGCTGCAGGGCCGGCTGTGGCCGAAGGATGACGCCGAGCGCGAGAAGGCCCTCGCCGCCGGGCACGACCTCGACCGCGTGCTGCTGAACGACGACCTCGTGCGTGGCGACAACGTCTTCTTCTGCGCCACCGGCGTCACCGACGGCGACCTGCTGCGCGGCGTCCACTACCGCGAGGGCGGGGCGACGACGCAGTCCATCGTGATGCGGTCCAAGTCCGGGACCGTCAGAATGATCGACGGCTACCACCGGCTGAACAAGCTGCGGGCGTACTCCTCGGTCAACTTCGACGGCCACCTGGACGCGCCCGACGACGACGTCGTGCCCCCGCTGCCCTAA
- a CDS encoding S1 family peptidase, whose product MTRRLPALPALLALSLVLVPGTAAAAPAVVGGVNADQPYPFAVSLHSTSGKLFCAGALIAPTWVVTAAHCAFGKAPADISLRMGTNDSGQGGEVAQPAEIVVNPAFNTQSPAGDIALLRLTTPATAAPIGLATAASPGTATRILGWGQTCPKVNCGELPTTLQQLDTQIVEGTKCTSVFDGTAELCTDNPGGKSGACFGDSGGPEVVRDGDHWQLAGVTSRPGNNDPQCATAPSIYTSVVAYAPWIAEKTKA is encoded by the coding sequence GTGACCAGGCGACTACCGGCCTTGCCGGCCCTGCTGGCCCTGAGCCTCGTCCTGGTCCCCGGCACCGCCGCGGCCGCTCCCGCCGTCGTCGGGGGCGTGAACGCCGACCAGCCGTACCCCTTCGCGGTGTCGCTGCACTCCACGTCGGGGAAGCTGTTCTGCGCCGGCGCGCTGATCGCGCCCACCTGGGTGGTCACGGCCGCGCACTGCGCGTTCGGCAAGGCACCGGCCGACATCTCGCTGCGGATGGGCACGAACGACTCGGGCCAGGGCGGCGAAGTCGCACAGCCCGCCGAGATCGTCGTCAACCCGGCGTTCAACACGCAGAGCCCGGCGGGCGACATCGCGCTGCTGCGGCTGACCACGCCGGCCACCGCGGCGCCGATCGGGCTCGCGACGGCCGCGTCGCCGGGCACCGCGACCCGGATCCTCGGCTGGGGCCAGACCTGCCCGAAGGTGAACTGCGGCGAGCTCCCCACGACGCTGCAGCAGCTCGACACGCAGATCGTCGAAGGCACGAAGTGCACGTCGGTGTTCGACGGCACGGCCGAGCTGTGCACCGACAACCCGGGCGGCAAGTCCGGGGCGTGCTTCGGCGACTCCGGTGGCCCGGAGGTCGTGCGCGACGGCGACCACTGGCAGCTCGCCGGGGTCACCAGCCGTCCGGGCAACAACGACCCGCAATGCGCGACGGCGCCGTCGATCTACACCTCTGTCGTCGCCTACGCGCCCTGGATCGCGGAGAAGACGAAGGCCTGA
- a CDS encoding NAD(P)/FAD-dependent oxidoreductase — protein sequence MTDVAGDAHDLVIIGAGPTGLFAAYYAGFRGLSMAVVDSLPEPGGQVTAMYPEKMIYDVGGFAEVRGRDLVEGLVKQAAPFKPKYLLGRKAEKLAPAGDGVELTLDGGETLRARAVLITAGIGEFTPRPLPAGDGWLGRGMVHFVPSLQAHAGQHVVVVGGGDSAFDWILALHPVAASVTLVHRRAKFRAAESIVRQARELGTRIITDAEVTRFVEAPDGSLEAVDVSIKGAGDERLPANAVVAALGFTADLGPIESWGLEIHHRAIAVDSTMATARERVYAAGDVAAYLGKVKLIATGFGEAATAVNNIAVALDPDAHLFPGHSSNAE from the coding sequence ATGACTGACGTTGCCGGGGATGCCCACGACCTCGTGATCATCGGTGCGGGCCCGACGGGCCTGTTCGCCGCCTACTACGCCGGGTTCCGCGGCCTTTCGATGGCGGTGGTCGATTCGCTGCCCGAGCCCGGCGGCCAGGTGACCGCGATGTACCCGGAGAAGATGATCTACGACGTCGGCGGGTTCGCCGAGGTCCGCGGCCGCGATCTGGTCGAGGGCCTGGTGAAGCAGGCCGCGCCGTTCAAGCCGAAGTACCTGCTGGGGCGCAAGGCCGAAAAGCTGGCGCCGGCCGGGGACGGCGTCGAGCTGACCCTCGACGGCGGCGAGACGCTGCGGGCCCGCGCCGTGCTGATCACCGCGGGCATCGGCGAGTTCACCCCGCGCCCGCTGCCGGCCGGCGACGGCTGGCTCGGCCGCGGCATGGTCCACTTCGTGCCCTCGCTGCAGGCGCACGCGGGGCAGCACGTCGTGGTCGTCGGCGGCGGCGACTCGGCGTTCGACTGGATCCTCGCGCTGCACCCGGTGGCGGCGAGCGTGACGCTGGTGCACCGCCGCGCCAAGTTCCGCGCCGCGGAGTCGATCGTCCGGCAGGCGCGCGAGCTCGGCACCCGGATCATCACCGACGCCGAAGTCACGCGGTTCGTCGAAGCACCCGACGGCTCGCTCGAAGCCGTCGACGTCTCGATCAAGGGCGCCGGCGACGAGCGGCTCCCGGCCAACGCGGTCGTCGCGGCGCTGGGGTTCACCGCCGACTTGGGCCCGATCGAAAGCTGGGGCCTGGAAATCCACCACCGCGCCATCGCGGTCGACTCGACCATGGCGACCGCGCGGGAACGCGTCTACGCCGCGGGCGACGTCGCCGCGTACCTGGGGAAGGTGAAGCTGATCGCGACCGGCTTCGGCGAGGCCGCGACGGCCGTCAACAACATCGCCGTCGCGCTCGACCCGGACGCCCACCTGTTCCCGGGCCACTCGAGCAACGCCGAATAG
- a CDS encoding class II fumarate hydratase gives MADQEYRIEHDTMGEVRVPADALYRAQTQRAVENFPISGRGLERAQIRALGLLKAAAARVNLKLGVLDADVADAIAAAADEVAAGAHDAHFPIDVFQTGSGTSSNMNANEVIATLASRALGRDVHPNDHVNASQSSNDTFPTTIHVAATEAVVKDVIPALEYLAGAIEVRAAEWTDVVKSGRTHLMDAVPITLGQEAGAWASQVRYGVERLKSGLPRLGELPIGGTAVGSGLNAPDGFGSSVAAELATVTGLPLTEARDHFEAQATQDSVVETSGHLRTVAVSLNKIANDLRWLGSGPRTGLAELALPDLQPGSSIMPGKVNPVIPEATLQVVAQVIGNDAAVAFAGAAGNFQLNVNLPVIARNVLESARLLAAVSRLLADKVFAGITANTERTRTYAEGSPSIVTPLNKYIGYEEAAVVAKQALKELKTIREVVIERGYVKDGKLTEEQLDEALDVLRMARGGK, from the coding sequence ATGGCTGATCAGGAATACCGGATCGAACACGACACCATGGGCGAGGTCCGCGTGCCTGCCGACGCGCTCTACCGCGCGCAGACCCAGCGGGCCGTCGAGAACTTCCCCATCTCCGGCCGGGGCCTGGAGCGCGCCCAGATCCGCGCGCTCGGCCTGCTCAAGGCCGCCGCCGCGCGCGTGAACCTCAAGCTGGGCGTGCTCGACGCCGACGTCGCGGACGCCATCGCGGCCGCCGCGGACGAGGTCGCCGCCGGCGCCCACGACGCGCACTTCCCGATCGACGTCTTCCAGACCGGGTCCGGGACGTCGTCGAACATGAACGCCAACGAGGTCATCGCGACGCTCGCCTCCCGCGCCCTCGGCCGGGACGTGCACCCGAACGACCACGTCAACGCGTCGCAGTCGTCGAACGACACCTTCCCGACGACCATCCACGTCGCCGCGACCGAAGCCGTCGTCAAGGACGTCATCCCGGCGCTGGAGTACCTCGCCGGCGCCATCGAGGTGCGCGCCGCCGAGTGGACCGACGTCGTGAAGTCCGGCCGCACGCACCTGATGGACGCCGTGCCGATCACGCTCGGCCAGGAGGCGGGCGCGTGGGCGTCGCAGGTCCGCTACGGCGTCGAACGGCTGAAGTCGGGCCTGCCGCGGCTGGGCGAGCTGCCGATCGGCGGCACGGCCGTCGGGTCGGGCCTGAACGCGCCGGACGGCTTCGGCTCGTCGGTCGCCGCGGAACTCGCCACGGTCACCGGGCTGCCGCTGACCGAGGCCCGCGACCACTTCGAGGCGCAGGCGACCCAGGACAGCGTCGTCGAGACGTCCGGGCACCTGCGCACGGTCGCCGTGTCGCTGAACAAGATCGCCAACGACCTGCGCTGGCTGGGTTCCGGCCCGCGCACCGGCCTGGCCGAGCTGGCGCTGCCGGACCTGCAGCCGGGCTCGTCGATCATGCCCGGCAAGGTGAACCCGGTGATCCCGGAGGCGACGCTGCAGGTGGTCGCGCAGGTGATCGGCAACGACGCGGCCGTCGCTTTCGCCGGCGCCGCGGGCAACTTCCAGCTGAACGTCAACCTGCCCGTGATCGCCCGGAACGTCCTCGAATCGGCGCGGTTGCTCGCGGCCGTTTCGCGGCTGCTGGCGGACAAGGTGTTCGCCGGCATCACGGCGAACACCGAACGCACGCGGACCTACGCCGAAGGCTCGCCGTCGATCGTGACGCCGTTGAACAAGTACATCGGCTACGAAGAAGCGGCCGTGGTCGCGAAGCAGGCGTTGAAGGAGCTGAAGACGATCCGCGAAGTCGTCATCGAACGCGGTTACGTGAAGGACGGCAAGCTCACCGAGGAGCAGCTCGACGAGGCCCTCGACGTGCTGCGCATGGCCCGCGGCGGCAAATGA
- a CDS encoding helix-turn-helix domain-containing protein produces MSDAAELGAFLKARRAALDPADLGLPPGVTQRRVKGLRREELAQLAGISVDYYTRLEQGRAKNVSEAILGALARALRLDAGEESYLRNLAAPKRREKSAPQRVRPELQHLLDAVQTPAFVFGRYLDVLAWNALGGAVSFDFGRLEERSMPKLVFTDERAKQLHPEWDAVCRDVVANLRAERGKHPDDPHFARLAGELSVASERFRELWAEHAVQEKARGWKLIMNPVVGELRLRYETLRLPDDPDQGLVMYHAEPGSASERALGLLASWIAEAPLTRANFPSL; encoded by the coding sequence ATGAGTGACGCTGCCGAGCTGGGCGCCTTCCTGAAGGCGCGGCGCGCCGCGCTGGATCCCGCCGACCTCGGCCTGCCGCCCGGGGTCACCCAGCGGCGGGTCAAGGGCCTGCGCCGGGAGGAACTGGCGCAGCTGGCCGGCATCAGCGTCGACTACTACACGCGGCTGGAGCAGGGGCGCGCGAAGAACGTCTCGGAGGCGATCCTCGGCGCGCTCGCCCGCGCGCTGCGCCTCGACGCCGGCGAGGAGTCCTACCTGCGCAACCTCGCCGCGCCGAAGCGCCGGGAGAAGAGCGCGCCGCAGCGGGTCCGGCCCGAGCTGCAGCACCTGCTGGACGCCGTGCAGACGCCCGCGTTCGTCTTCGGCCGGTACCTGGACGTGCTGGCCTGGAACGCCCTCGGCGGCGCGGTGTCGTTCGACTTCGGCCGGCTCGAAGAGCGCAGCATGCCGAAGCTCGTCTTCACCGACGAACGCGCGAAGCAGCTGCACCCGGAGTGGGACGCGGTGTGCCGCGACGTCGTCGCCAACCTGCGCGCCGAGCGCGGCAAACACCCCGATGACCCGCACTTCGCCCGGCTGGCCGGCGAGCTTTCGGTGGCGAGCGAGCGGTTCCGGGAGCTGTGGGCCGAGCACGCGGTCCAGGAGAAGGCCCGCGGCTGGAAGCTGATCATGAACCCCGTGGTCGGCGAGCTGCGGCTGCGGTACGAGACGCTGCGCCTGCCCGACGACCCGGATCAGGGCCTGGTGATGTACCACGCCGAGCCCGGCTCGGCGAGCGAACGCGCGCTCGGCTTGCTGGCCAGCTGGATCGCCGAAGCCCCGTTGACCAGGGCAAACTTTCCGTCGCTCTGA
- a CDS encoding ATP-dependent DNA ligase — MLLSELVRASAELAATRSRKAKIALLAELLRAAEIAELPTVIAYLTGQTAQDRLGAGWRTLAALGAGAAAGPVASVLEVDAALTAAAGVAAGTGSSTRRQEVLRALFERLTKDEQQFLFRLVTGELRQGALEGVMVDAIAAAAEVPAEDVRRAFMLSGKLGVTGVAAMTGGQAALAEFRLTLGTPIKPMLASPAESLDEAVAEHAEAIVEYKMDGARIQVHRQGDEVHVWTRTLREITGSVQELVDLVRALPCESVVLDGETLALTDAGRPRPFQDTMSRFGSTREEQVKALLLRPYFFDCLHLDGVDLLDAPLSERNAALRKVAGAHVIPGEVGTAGAAAVLEAAMEAGHEGVMVKDLAAPYAAGRRGRAWLKVKPVHTIDLVVLAAEWGHGRRTGTLSNLHLGARDPDGGPPIMVGKTFKGMTDELLAWQTRTFQEIETHRDEWTVYVRPEVVVEIELDSAQVSTRYPGGLALRFARVVRYRPDKDPADADTIDTVRGLLHGDRSEGS; from the coding sequence GTGTTGCTGAGCGAGTTGGTCCGCGCGTCCGCCGAACTGGCGGCGACCAGGTCCAGGAAGGCGAAGATCGCCCTCCTGGCCGAACTGCTGCGCGCGGCGGAGATCGCCGAGCTGCCCACGGTGATCGCGTACCTGACCGGGCAAACGGCGCAGGACAGGCTGGGTGCGGGCTGGCGCACCCTCGCCGCGTTGGGCGCCGGCGCCGCGGCCGGACCGGTGGCCTCGGTGCTGGAGGTGGACGCGGCGCTGACCGCGGCGGCCGGTGTCGCGGCCGGCACGGGCTCGTCGACGCGCCGGCAGGAAGTGCTGCGGGCGTTGTTCGAGCGGCTGACGAAGGACGAGCAGCAGTTCCTGTTCCGGCTGGTCACCGGCGAACTGCGGCAGGGCGCGCTGGAGGGCGTGATGGTCGACGCCATCGCGGCCGCGGCCGAGGTGCCTGCCGAGGACGTGCGGCGGGCCTTCATGCTGTCCGGGAAGCTCGGCGTCACCGGGGTCGCGGCGATGACCGGCGGGCAGGCCGCGCTGGCGGAGTTCCGGCTCACGCTCGGCACGCCGATCAAGCCGATGCTGGCGTCGCCGGCGGAGTCGCTGGACGAGGCCGTCGCCGAGCACGCGGAGGCGATCGTCGAGTACAAAATGGACGGTGCGCGGATCCAGGTGCACCGCCAGGGCGACGAGGTGCACGTCTGGACGCGGACGCTGCGCGAGATCACCGGCAGCGTGCAGGAACTGGTGGACCTCGTGCGGGCGCTGCCGTGCGAGTCGGTGGTGCTCGACGGCGAAACCCTGGCGCTGACCGACGCCGGGCGGCCGCGGCCGTTCCAGGACACGATGAGCCGGTTCGGCAGCACCCGCGAGGAACAGGTCAAGGCGCTGCTGCTGCGGCCGTACTTCTTCGACTGCCTGCACCTCGACGGCGTCGACCTGCTGGACGCGCCGCTGTCGGAGCGCAACGCGGCGCTGCGCAAGGTCGCCGGGGCGCACGTGATCCCCGGCGAGGTGGGCACCGCGGGCGCGGCCGCCGTGCTGGAGGCGGCGATGGAAGCGGGCCACGAAGGGGTGATGGTCAAGGACCTGGCGGCGCCGTACGCGGCCGGGCGGCGCGGGCGGGCGTGGCTGAAGGTCAAGCCGGTGCACACGATCGACCTGGTGGTGCTGGCGGCGGAGTGGGGCCACGGCCGGCGCACCGGCACGTTGTCGAACCTGCACCTGGGCGCCCGCGACCCGGACGGCGGCCCGCCGATCATGGTGGGCAAGACGTTCAAGGGCATGACCGACGAGCTGCTGGCGTGGCAGACCCGGACGTTCCAGGAGATCGAGACCCACCGCGACGAGTGGACGGTGTACGTCCGGCCGGAGGTCGTGGTGGAGATCGAGCTGGACAGCGCGCAGGTGAGCACGCGTTACCCGGGCGGTCTGGCGCTGCGGTTCGCCCGGGTGGTCCGCTACCGGCCGGACAAGGACCCGGCCGACGCGGACACGATCGACACGGTCCGCGGCCTGCTGCACGGCGACCGTTCGGAAGGGAGCTGA
- a CDS encoding Pr6Pr family membrane protein → MRSEKFTRAWFAVTAVVALAGLVTQVVATAGDPGGRVANLLCFFTIDSNLLVLGTSALVALGRARGRLFTVLWLDALTGIIVTGIVYQVALAGLYDLHGLSLFSDTMLHKVTPILFVLGWLLAGPRGALTWRTVWWSLLYPLAWLAFTLPRGAITGFYPYPFVDAGALGYGEVTLNCVFIGLFFTALAAAALLYDRRFVRLGSGA, encoded by the coding sequence ATGCGCAGCGAGAAGTTCACCCGCGCCTGGTTCGCGGTCACCGCGGTGGTCGCCTTGGCCGGCCTCGTCACCCAGGTCGTCGCGACCGCGGGCGACCCCGGCGGGCGGGTCGCGAACCTGCTCTGCTTCTTCACGATCGATTCGAACCTGCTGGTCCTGGGCACCTCGGCGCTGGTCGCGCTGGGCCGGGCCCGCGGGCGGCTGTTCACCGTCCTCTGGCTCGACGCGCTGACCGGCATCATCGTGACCGGCATCGTCTACCAGGTCGCCCTCGCCGGCCTGTACGACCTGCACGGCCTTTCGCTGTTCTCCGACACGATGCTGCACAAGGTGACGCCGATCCTGTTCGTGCTCGGCTGGCTCCTGGCCGGCCCGCGCGGCGCCCTCACGTGGCGCACGGTCTGGTGGTCGCTGCTCTATCCGCTCGCCTGGCTCGCCTTCACGCTCCCGCGTGGCGCGATCACCGGCTTCTACCCGTACCCGTTCGTCGACGCGGGCGCGCTCGGCTACGGCGAGGTGACGCTGAACTGCGTCTTCATCGGCCTCTTCTTCACCGCGCTCGCGGCGGCCGCGCTCCTGTACGACCGCCGGTTCGTGCGGCTAGGGTCGGGCGCATGA
- a CDS encoding MBL fold metallo-hydrolase — protein MTAIVQNLVTSGVFRLDGGSWDVDNNVWLVGDDAEVIVIDAAHDARAIENVVGGRKLAAIVCTHAHNDHVNAAPELAATTGAPILLHPDDRVVWNLTHPDRAPDVKLADGQVLTVAGTTLQVIHTPGHAPGAVCLYAADLGVVFTGDTLFHGGPGATGRSYSDYPTIVHSIREKLFTLPDATKVHTGHGEGTTIGAEKAASDGWDQP, from the coding sequence ATGACGGCGATCGTGCAGAACCTGGTGACCTCCGGCGTCTTCCGGCTCGACGGAGGCAGCTGGGACGTCGACAACAACGTCTGGCTCGTGGGCGACGACGCGGAAGTGATCGTGATCGACGCGGCCCACGACGCGAGGGCGATCGAAAACGTCGTGGGCGGGCGGAAGCTGGCCGCGATCGTCTGCACCCACGCCCACAACGACCACGTCAACGCCGCCCCGGAACTCGCCGCCACGACCGGCGCGCCGATCCTGCTGCACCCGGACGACCGGGTCGTCTGGAACCTCACCCACCCGGACCGCGCCCCGGACGTCAAACTGGCCGACGGTCAGGTGCTCACCGTCGCGGGCACGACGCTGCAGGTCATCCACACGCCGGGGCACGCGCCCGGCGCGGTCTGCCTGTACGCGGCGGACCTGGGCGTGGTGTTCACCGGCGACACGCTGTTCCACGGCGGGCCCGGGGCCACCGGGCGGTCCTATTCGGACTACCCGACCATCGTGCACTCCATCCGCGAGAAGCTGTTCACGCTCCCGGACGCCACGAAGGTCCACACCGGACACGGCGAGGGCACGACGATCGGCGCCGAGAAGGCGGCTTCGGACGGCTGGGACCAGCCTTAG
- a CDS encoding DUF309 domain-containing protein has translation MSRRDRDAEGRARNARPRDGLGRPLPYGSDGVERQPEGIARTPAQTLAEAQRLLDDGKPFHAHEVFEDAWKTTDGPDRELWRGLAQLAVGLTHAARGNNVGAVSLLERGAANIEPFRGTPPHGIDVAGLQQWALTLAEEAKQRVRVSPSVPRLTC, from the coding sequence ATGAGCCGCCGCGACCGGGACGCCGAAGGACGGGCACGCAACGCACGGCCGCGTGACGGCCTCGGCCGGCCGCTGCCGTACGGCTCGGACGGCGTCGAGCGCCAGCCGGAAGGCATCGCCCGAACGCCGGCGCAAACGCTTGCGGAGGCCCAGCGGCTGCTCGACGACGGCAAGCCGTTCCACGCGCACGAAGTCTTCGAGGACGCGTGGAAGACCACCGACGGCCCCGATCGCGAGCTCTGGCGGGGGCTGGCGCAGCTCGCCGTCGGGCTGACGCACGCGGCGCGCGGCAACAACGTCGGCGCGGTGTCGCTGCTGGAGCGGGGAGCGGCGAACATCGAGCCGTTCCGGGGCACGCCGCCGCACGGCATCGACGTCGCCGGGCTGCAGCAGTGGGCGCTCACGCTGGCGGAAGAGGCGAAGCAGCGCGTACGGGTGTCGCCGAGCGTGCCACGGTTGACGTGCTGA
- a CDS encoding GuaB1 family IMP dehydrogenase-related protein: protein MRFLDGHRPAHDLTYDDVFLLPNRSDVESRFDVDLSTADGTGATIPIVVANMTAVAGRRMAETVARRGGLVVLPQDVDSPAVSEIVGWVKSRHTVWDTPLVLTGGDAVADALNLVHKRAHGAVVVVDGEGRPVGIVDEAACAGVDRFARLADVAQPPAVAVPLATPAREVFELLHSHGANLALGLDADGRLAGVLTAVGSLRADIYTPAVDDAGRLRVAAAVGVNGDVAAKAEAVLGSGVDVLVVDTAHGHQEKMIAALKAVRSVSPRVPVVAGNVVTAEGTRDLIQAGADVVKVGVGPGAMCTTRMMTGVGRPQFSAVAECAAAARELGKHVWADGGVRHPRDVALALAAGASAAMVGSWFAGTYESPGDLRFDEQGRPYKESFGMASKRAVGARTRTDNSFDRARKALFEEGISSSRMSLDPQRPGVEDLLDSIGSGVRSSCTYAGARTLEEFHERALLGVQSAAGFAEGRPLPAGW from the coding sequence GTGCGTTTCCTCGACGGCCACCGGCCCGCCCACGACCTGACCTACGACGACGTGTTCCTGCTGCCGAACCGCTCGGACGTGGAGTCCCGCTTCGACGTCGACCTCTCCACCGCGGACGGCACCGGCGCGACGATCCCGATCGTGGTCGCGAACATGACCGCGGTCGCCGGCCGCCGGATGGCCGAGACCGTCGCTCGCCGCGGCGGGCTGGTCGTGCTGCCGCAAGATGTGGACAGCCCCGCCGTCTCGGAGATCGTCGGCTGGGTGAAGAGCCGGCACACCGTGTGGGACACGCCGCTGGTGCTGACCGGCGGTGACGCCGTCGCCGACGCCCTCAACCTGGTCCACAAGCGGGCGCACGGCGCTGTCGTGGTCGTGGACGGCGAAGGCCGCCCGGTCGGCATCGTCGACGAAGCGGCCTGCGCGGGCGTCGACCGCTTCGCGCGTCTCGCCGACGTGGCGCAACCGCCGGCCGTCGCGGTCCCGCTGGCCACCCCGGCGCGCGAGGTCTTCGAACTCCTGCACAGTCACGGCGCGAACCTGGCGCTGGGCCTGGACGCCGACGGCCGGCTCGCGGGCGTGCTGACCGCCGTCGGGTCGCTGCGCGCGGACATCTACACCCCCGCCGTCGACGACGCGGGCAGGCTGCGCGTCGCCGCCGCGGTCGGCGTCAACGGCGATGTCGCGGCGAAGGCCGAAGCCGTGCTCGGCTCGGGCGTCGACGTGCTGGTCGTCGACACCGCGCACGGGCACCAGGAGAAGATGATCGCCGCGCTGAAGGCCGTCCGGTCGGTGTCGCCGCGGGTCCCGGTGGTCGCCGGGAACGTGGTCACGGCCGAGGGCACGCGCGACCTGATCCAGGCCGGGGCCGACGTCGTCAAGGTCGGTGTCGGGCCGGGCGCGATGTGCACCACCCGGATGATGACCGGCGTCGGCCGCCCGCAGTTCTCCGCGGTCGCCGAGTGCGCGGCCGCCGCACGCGAGCTGGGCAAGCACGTCTGGGCCGACGGCGGGGTCCGCCACCCGCGTGACGTCGCACTGGCGCTGGCCGCCGGCGCGTCCGCGGCGATGGTCGGCTCGTGGTTCGCCGGCACCTACGAATCCCCCGGCGACCTGCGGTTCGACGAGCAGGGGCGGCCCTACAAGGAGTCGTTCGGCATGGCGTCGAAGCGCGCGGTCGGCGCGCGGACGCGCACGGACAACTCGTTCGACCGCGCGCGCAAGGCGCTGTTCGAGGAGGGCATCTCGTCGTCGCGGATGTCCCTCGACCCGCAGCGCCCGGGGGTCGAGGACCTGCTGGACTCGATCGGCTCCGGCGTGCGCTCTTCCTGCACTTACGCGGGTGCGCGCACGCTCGAGGAGTTCCACGAGCGCGCGCTGCTGGGCGTCCAGTCGGCGGCCGGGTTCGCCGAGGGCCGTCCCCTCCCCGCCGGCTGGTAA